In the genome of Myxococcus stipitatus, one region contains:
- a CDS encoding sialidase family protein yields the protein MTGLVGALLATVLATGGSVLVPVSGGNALTLPAQRHIVRIDRGGGRPPSLLVAIQHGGVEGKGLVLYRSEDGLRTVRRVGDVQPDFTHTDRAELLAVGRDVALVYSYEGPQWAPSRRHDVWFQWWRYQAGSDTWAPEPSVRVLDAESDGTGYSRALLARDSVGRLWVQAFRWESDGGSSAVMVASTDGGQSFGAPQVLDRVRRRGGGRLLSVGTKLVFVYAMHDGFVPTRMRVHEDSEPVESWGPVREAFPDGIYHGAALSAVADGRGGMHLVYKDERERLYHRRFDGTAFGPRTLVEGTPDWALQAAVTRVGDTLYIFYNRMRVLNRHYELRVRTLAADGRLGASVLLDGDVTFKGYPNAVDVLPVGSSEVSCLYGETPDASSRGTVSRVTLSLDEEPPGEPFALELVSSNASQELLAVDGAGTLYGVAAGGDRTRLMASTDGGRTFSPRGEGQGSLWTVAAMPGGTLMGVVSAMGEYFLQRSTDGGRTWKDRVSLGGYRALGPRNFAWWGDTWFFLEYQTFTSSSVPLRLWVSTDGGARWTVRSTLTAHRHAYALVVDPATGALWALMGSNMVQAAVLRSTDGGRTWVSVLQGYRANAMAGVVKADGSLLLGQSTLFEPEHPKLLRVTPQGQVSTVRDLPGPATSLVAVPGWGWVLGTAWSSTGDVHAPGDLSARLFTSGDAESWWDARRYERQEGESGLARADVWGVLPTGELVVRVENLSGFGSEGKGFQVLRIQR from the coding sequence ATGACGGGGCTGGTTGGGGCCTTGCTCGCCACGGTGTTGGCGACAGGGGGCTCGGTGCTGGTTCCGGTGAGCGGGGGCAATGCCCTCACGCTCCCGGCGCAGCGCCACATTGTTCGCATCGACAGAGGTGGAGGACGTCCTCCCAGCCTGCTCGTCGCCATCCAGCACGGAGGCGTGGAGGGCAAGGGGCTGGTGCTGTACCGCTCCGAGGACGGGCTGCGCACCGTGCGGCGCGTCGGGGACGTGCAGCCGGACTTCACGCACACGGACCGCGCGGAGCTCCTCGCGGTGGGCCGGGACGTGGCGCTCGTCTATTCCTACGAGGGGCCGCAGTGGGCGCCCTCGCGCCGGCACGACGTCTGGTTCCAGTGGTGGCGCTATCAGGCGGGCTCGGACACGTGGGCGCCGGAGCCCTCGGTGCGTGTGCTGGACGCGGAGAGCGACGGCACGGGGTACTCGCGGGCGCTGCTGGCCCGGGACTCGGTGGGGCGCTTGTGGGTGCAGGCGTTTCGCTGGGAGTCGGACGGTGGCTCCAGCGCGGTGATGGTGGCGTCCACGGATGGAGGCCAGAGCTTCGGGGCGCCGCAGGTGTTGGACCGGGTGCGGCGGCGGGGCGGTGGCCGGCTGTTGAGCGTGGGGACGAAGCTCGTCTTCGTCTACGCGATGCATGACGGCTTCGTGCCCACGCGCATGCGTGTGCACGAGGACTCGGAGCCGGTGGAGTCGTGGGGCCCCGTGCGCGAGGCGTTCCCCGACGGCATCTACCATGGCGCGGCGCTGAGCGCGGTGGCCGACGGCCGAGGCGGCATGCACCTGGTCTACAAGGACGAGCGCGAGCGGCTGTATCACCGACGCTTCGACGGGACGGCCTTCGGGCCTCGCACGCTGGTGGAGGGCACTCCGGACTGGGCGCTCCAGGCGGCCGTCACCCGCGTGGGGGACACGCTGTACATCTTCTACAACCGCATGCGCGTGCTGAACCGGCACTACGAGCTGCGCGTGCGGACGCTGGCGGCGGATGGGCGGCTGGGCGCGTCGGTGTTGCTGGATGGAGATGTGACGTTCAAGGGCTATCCGAACGCGGTGGATGTGCTGCCCGTGGGCAGCAGCGAGGTGTCGTGTCTGTATGGGGAGACGCCGGACGCGAGCTCCCGAGGCACCGTGTCGCGGGTGACGCTGTCGCTCGACGAGGAGCCTCCGGGAGAGCCCTTCGCGCTGGAGCTGGTGAGCTCCAACGCGAGTCAGGAGCTGCTCGCGGTGGATGGGGCGGGGACGCTGTATGGGGTCGCCGCGGGAGGGGACCGGACGCGGTTGATGGCGAGCACGGATGGGGGGCGCACCTTCTCGCCGCGAGGAGAAGGGCAGGGGAGTCTGTGGACGGTGGCGGCGATGCCCGGCGGCACGCTGATGGGGGTGGTGAGCGCGATGGGGGAGTACTTCCTCCAGCGCTCCACGGATGGCGGGAGGACGTGGAAGGACCGGGTGTCGCTCGGGGGCTACCGGGCGCTGGGGCCGCGCAACTTCGCGTGGTGGGGGGACACGTGGTTCTTCCTCGAGTACCAGACGTTCACCTCGTCATCGGTCCCGCTGCGGCTGTGGGTGAGCACGGATGGAGGGGCGCGCTGGACGGTCCGCTCCACGCTGACGGCGCATCGGCATGCGTATGCGTTGGTGGTGGACCCCGCGACGGGGGCGCTGTGGGCGCTGATGGGCAGCAACATGGTGCAGGCGGCGGTGCTGCGCTCCACGGATGGGGGGCGGACGTGGGTGTCCGTGCTCCAGGGGTACCGCGCGAATGCGATGGCGGGCGTGGTGAAGGCGGATGGCTCGCTGCTGTTGGGGCAGTCGACGTTGTTCGAGCCCGAGCACCCGAAGCTGCTGCGCGTGACTCCCCAGGGGCAGGTGAGCACGGTGCGGGACTTGCCGGGGCCGGCGACCTCGTTGGTGGCGGTGCCTGGGTGGGGTTGGGTGTTGGGGACGGCCTGGTCCAGCACGGGCGATGTGCATGCGCCGGGGGACCTCTCCGCTCGGCTCTTCACGAGCGGGGATGCGGAGTCGTGGTGGGACGCGCGTCGCTATGAGCGGCAGGAGGGGGAGTCGGGGCTGGCGCGCGCGGATGTGTGGGGCGTGTTGCCGACGGGGGAGCTGGTGGTGCGGGTGGAGAACCTGAGCGGCTTCGGGAGCGAGGGGAAGGGGTTCCAGGTGCTGCGCATCCAGCGCTGA
- a CDS encoding ABC transporter ATP-binding protein, protein MSASVTVLPTASAPLLRADGVSIQFGGLKALTDFHLSIQQGDLQGLIGPNGAGKSTAFNVLTGVYQPSQGDVRVCDTKVNGRKPHQINLLGVARTFQNIRLFRALTALDNVKVACRAQTALHQFDTGLVAKLKNAGHNYADWWRALLLTPGFQREERRLTEQAEHLLAVMGLSHRRDEEARNLPYGEQRRLEIARALGTQPRVLLLDEPAAGMNTREKADLMVLIRKLRDDFKLGVLVIEHDMKLVMGICEHITVLDHGETIARGAPAQVRSDRKVIEAYLGDSYLESHGGAA, encoded by the coding sequence GTGAGCGCGAGCGTGACGGTCCTTCCCACGGCGAGCGCGCCGCTGCTGCGCGCGGACGGGGTGAGCATCCAGTTCGGCGGCCTCAAGGCCCTGACGGACTTCCACCTCTCCATCCAGCAGGGCGACCTCCAGGGTCTCATCGGTCCCAATGGCGCGGGGAAGTCCACCGCGTTCAACGTGCTGACCGGCGTGTACCAGCCCAGCCAGGGCGACGTGCGGGTGTGCGACACGAAGGTGAACGGCCGCAAGCCGCACCAGATCAACCTGCTGGGCGTGGCGCGCACCTTCCAGAACATCCGCCTGTTCCGCGCGCTCACCGCGCTGGACAACGTGAAGGTGGCCTGCCGCGCGCAGACGGCGCTGCACCAGTTCGACACGGGGCTGGTGGCGAAGCTGAAGAACGCGGGCCACAACTACGCGGACTGGTGGCGGGCGCTCCTGCTCACCCCGGGCTTCCAGCGCGAGGAGCGCCGGCTGACGGAGCAGGCCGAGCACCTGCTCGCCGTCATGGGCCTGTCGCACCGCCGCGACGAGGAGGCGCGCAACCTGCCTTACGGTGAGCAGCGTCGGCTGGAGATTGCCCGCGCGCTGGGCACCCAGCCTCGCGTGCTGCTGCTGGACGAGCCCGCGGCGGGCATGAACACCCGCGAGAAGGCGGACCTCATGGTCCTCATCCGCAAGCTGCGCGATGACTTCAAGCTGGGCGTGCTGGTGATTGAGCACGACATGAAGCTCGTGATGGGCATCTGCGAGCACATCACCGTGCTGGACCACGGCGAGACGATTGCTCGCGGCGCGCCCGCACAGGTGCGCAGCGACCGGAAGGTCATCGAGGCCTACCTGGGCGACAGCTACCTGGAGAGTCACGGAGGCGCGGCGTGA
- a CDS encoding branched-chain amino acid ABC transporter permease: MQTPALPLPESRPLVPPALRGVLPVLLAVPALVLFQWALSGSEFASYLLNVMGVNIILAVSLNIVNGMTGQFSIGHAGFMAVGAYIAGYASLQLKEVALSFLPVAASDQVLFTVALLLGGLAAAACGFLVGLPSLRLRGDYLAIVTLGFGEIIRVVVQNTDAFGRALGLSGIPQYASPSMVFFWVFLVVLAARRLASSSHGRSLWSIREDEVAAEAMGVDTTGYKVRAFVFSSFFAGIAGGLFAHFVPIINPGSFTFVRSMEIVVMVVLGGLGSTTGAIIAAIFLTLLPEGMRSLFGALGTEGSLAQRVDQIRMPIYGLLLVVLMLSRPQGLFGTREIWDVLPKWLSRKGGGRA, translated from the coding sequence ATGCAAACCCCCGCGCTTCCCCTCCCCGAGTCCCGTCCGCTGGTGCCTCCCGCGCTGCGCGGCGTGCTGCCGGTGCTGCTGGCGGTGCCCGCGCTCGTGCTGTTCCAGTGGGCCCTCAGCGGCTCCGAGTTCGCCTCCTATCTGCTGAACGTGATGGGGGTGAACATCATCCTGGCGGTGAGCCTCAACATCGTGAACGGGATGACGGGCCAGTTCTCCATCGGCCATGCGGGCTTCATGGCCGTGGGGGCGTACATCGCCGGCTACGCGTCGCTCCAGCTCAAGGAGGTGGCGCTGTCCTTCCTCCCCGTGGCGGCCAGCGACCAGGTGCTCTTCACCGTGGCGCTGCTGCTCGGCGGCCTCGCCGCGGCGGCGTGTGGCTTCCTCGTGGGCCTGCCCTCGCTGCGGCTGCGCGGGGACTACCTGGCCATCGTCACGCTGGGCTTCGGCGAAATCATCCGCGTCGTGGTGCAGAACACGGACGCGTTCGGCCGCGCGCTGGGCCTGTCCGGCATCCCCCAGTACGCCAGCCCCTCCATGGTGTTCTTCTGGGTGTTCCTCGTGGTGCTCGCGGCGCGGCGCCTGGCGTCGTCCAGCCACGGCCGCAGCCTGTGGTCCATCCGCGAGGATGAGGTCGCCGCCGAGGCCATGGGCGTGGACACCACGGGCTACAAGGTCCGCGCGTTCGTCTTCTCGTCCTTCTTCGCGGGCATCGCGGGCGGCCTGTTCGCCCACTTCGTGCCCATCATCAACCCCGGCTCCTTCACCTTCGTGCGGTCGATGGAAATCGTCGTCATGGTGGTGCTGGGCGGCCTGGGCTCCACCACGGGGGCCATCATCGCGGCCATCTTCCTGACGCTGCTGCCGGAGGGCATGCGCTCGCTGTTCGGCGCGCTCGGCACCGAGGGCAGCCTGGCGCAGCGGGTGGACCAGATTCGCATGCCCATCTACGGCCTGCTGCTGGTGGTGCTGATGCTGTCGCGTCCGCAGGGGCTGTTCGGCACGCGGGAGATCTGGGACGTGCTGCCCAAGTGGCTGTCGCGCAAGGGCGGAGGTCGGGCGTGA
- a CDS encoding branched-chain amino acid ABC transporter permease: MAQLLQHLINGLAAGTIYALVALGYTMVYGVLKLINFAHGDVMMVGVYMGYATAFALGREARGSLLGIAAVFAVAMLGCALLGFLIERFAYRPLREKPRLTALITAIGISFALSYGFQLDIGFLPGASPRAFPEIIEPTEWLIIGDRDVVVWNWQVISFLIAVGLMVGLQYLVFGTRFGQAMRAVSWDHRVAALMGIPTDRVIALTFMLSSGLAAGAGLLYAIKDTSVSPLMGLYVGLKAFVAAVIGGIGHVPGAVIGALVLGLVEEFVVGYAASSWRDAVAFGFLILVLLVKPGGLFGRVAAEKV; this comes from the coding sequence ATGGCGCAGCTCCTCCAGCACCTCATCAACGGTCTGGCCGCCGGAACCATCTACGCGCTCGTCGCGCTCGGCTACACGATGGTGTACGGCGTCCTCAAGCTGATCAACTTCGCCCACGGCGACGTCATGATGGTCGGCGTCTACATGGGCTATGCCACGGCCTTCGCCCTGGGACGCGAGGCCCGTGGCTCGCTCCTGGGCATCGCCGCCGTGTTCGCGGTGGCGATGCTGGGCTGCGCGCTCCTGGGCTTCCTCATCGAGCGCTTCGCCTACCGCCCCCTGCGCGAGAAGCCCCGCCTCACGGCGCTCATCACCGCCATCGGCATCTCCTTCGCGCTCTCGTATGGCTTCCAGCTGGACATCGGCTTCCTGCCCGGCGCCAGCCCCCGCGCGTTCCCTGAAATCATCGAGCCCACCGAGTGGCTCATCATCGGGGACCGCGACGTGGTGGTGTGGAACTGGCAGGTCATCAGCTTCCTCATCGCGGTGGGGCTGATGGTGGGCCTGCAGTACCTGGTGTTCGGCACGCGCTTCGGGCAGGCCATGCGCGCGGTCTCTTGGGACCACCGGGTGGCGGCGCTGATGGGCATCCCCACCGACCGGGTGATTGCGCTGACCTTCATGCTCAGCAGCGGCCTGGCCGCGGGCGCGGGTCTGCTCTACGCCATCAAGGACACGTCCGTCAGCCCGCTGATGGGCCTGTACGTGGGCCTCAAGGCCTTCGTCGCGGCGGTGATTGGCGGCATCGGCCACGTGCCGGGCGCGGTGATTGGCGCGCTGGTGCTGGGCCTGGTGGAGGAGTTCGTCGTGGGGTACGCGGCCAGCTCCTGGCGCGACGCGGTGGCGTTCGGCTTCCTCATCCTGGTGCTGCTGGTGAAGCCGGGAGGCCTGTTCGGCCGGGTCGCCGCGGAGAAGGTGTGA
- a CDS encoding ABC transporter ATP-binding protein, whose protein sequence is MSEAQVKTLGERQAFTPLLAVEAIKVHYGAIQALKGVSLTVGKGEMVALIGANGAGKTSTLRAVSGMLKASAGRIQFSGQDTTSLKAHQLVPRGMAHAPEGRGIFPNLSVLENLELGAYLRRDTAEIRADMEKNFALFPVLKERRNQMAGTLSGGEQQMLAIARALLSRPQLLLLDEPSLGLAPQVTETIFRTLRDVNKAGVSVLLVEQNAHLALNSAHYGYVLETGEVVMAGPGKALLESAEVRRAYLGE, encoded by the coding sequence GTGAGCGAGGCGCAGGTGAAGACGCTGGGTGAGCGTCAGGCGTTCACGCCGCTGCTGGCGGTGGAGGCCATCAAGGTCCACTACGGCGCCATCCAGGCCCTCAAGGGCGTGTCGCTGACGGTGGGCAAGGGCGAGATGGTGGCCCTCATCGGCGCCAACGGCGCGGGCAAGACGAGCACCCTGCGCGCGGTGAGCGGCATGCTCAAGGCCAGCGCGGGGCGCATCCAGTTCAGCGGGCAGGACACCACGTCGCTCAAGGCGCACCAGTTGGTGCCTCGGGGCATGGCCCACGCGCCGGAAGGCCGCGGCATCTTCCCCAACCTCTCCGTGCTGGAGAACCTGGAGCTGGGGGCGTACCTGCGCCGGGACACGGCGGAGATTCGCGCGGACATGGAGAAGAACTTCGCGCTCTTCCCCGTGCTCAAGGAGCGGCGCAACCAGATGGCCGGGACGCTGTCGGGCGGAGAGCAGCAGATGCTCGCCATCGCCCGGGCGCTGCTCAGCCGGCCCCAACTGCTGCTGCTGGATGAGCCCTCGCTGGGGCTCGCGCCCCAGGTGACCGAGACCATCTTCCGCACGCTGCGCGACGTGAACAAGGCCGGGGTCAGCGTGCTGCTCGTGGAGCAGAATGCTCACCTGGCGCTCAACTCCGCCCACTACGGCTACGTGCTGGAGACGGGCGAGGTGGTGATGGCGGGGCCGGGCAAGGCGCTGCTGGAGAGCGCCGAGGTTCGCCGCGCGTATCTGGGCGAGTAG